A genomic region of Sander lucioperca isolate FBNREF2018 chromosome 6, SLUC_FBN_1.2, whole genome shotgun sequence contains the following coding sequences:
- the rpl29 gene encoding 60S ribosomal protein L29, with protein sequence MAKSKNHTTHNQSRKAHRNGIKKPRSDRYESLKGVDPKFLRNMRFAKKHNKKGMKAAAKAVAAKAAK encoded by the exons ATGGCCAAGTCAAAGAATCACACAACCCACAACCAGT CTCGTAAAGCCCACAGGAATGGCATCAAGAAGCCCAGATCTGATCGTTATGAGTCACTGAAGGGG GTGGACCCTAAGTTCCTGAGGAACATGCGCTTTGCTAAAAAACACAACAAGAAGGGCATGAAGGCGGCGGCGAAGGCAGTGGCTGCAAAAGCAGCGAAATAA